From a region of the Coffea arabica cultivar ET-39 chromosome 3e, Coffea Arabica ET-39 HiFi, whole genome shotgun sequence genome:
- the LOC113738081 gene encoding malate dehydrogenase, mitochondrial-like isoform X5, with product MKEGMIMFWMVSQVKKASEVFKKAGTYDDKKFFGVTILDVVRAKTFYAGKAEVNVAGNDHIFCFVTGGSAHVQMQLSTKECESLGLTGLALCLDCNTFAEYVKDQGSIEA from the exons ATGAAGGAGGGGATGATAATGTTCTGGATGGTTTCGCAAGTCAAAAAAG CTTCTGAGGTCTTCAAGAAAGCAGGgacttatgatgacaaaaagtttTTTGGCGTCACTATACTCGATGTTGTCAGGGCGAAGACATTCTATGCTGGGAAGGCCGAAGTCAATGTTGCAG GAAATGACCATATTTTCTGTTTTGTTACTGGTGGGTCTGCTCATGTGCAAATGCAACTTAGCACCAAAGAGTGTGAGAGTCTGGGATTAACTGGTCTGGCTCTCTGCTTAGACTGCAACACTTTTGCTGAGTACGTCAAGGACCAAG GATCTATTGAGGCATGA
- the LOC113738081 gene encoding uncharacterized protein isoform X4, with protein sequence MKEGMIMFWMVSQVKKASEVFKKAGTYDDKKFFGVTILDVVRAKTFYAGKAEVNVAAGNDHIFCFVTGGSAHVQMQLSTKECESLGLTGLALCLDCNTFAEYVKDQGSIEA encoded by the exons ATGAAGGAGGGGATGATAATGTTCTGGATGGTTTCGCAAGTCAAAAAAG CTTCTGAGGTCTTCAAGAAAGCAGGgacttatgatgacaaaaagtttTTTGGCGTCACTATACTCGATGTTGTCAGGGCGAAGACATTCTATGCTGGGAAGGCCGAAGTCAATGTTGCAG CAGGAAATGACCATATTTTCTGTTTTGTTACTGGTGGGTCTGCTCATGTGCAAATGCAACTTAGCACCAAAGAGTGTGAGAGTCTGGGATTAACTGGTCTGGCTCTCTGCTTAGACTGCAACACTTTTGCTGAGTACGTCAAGGACCAAG GATCTATTGAGGCATGA
- the LOC113737877 gene encoding exopolygalacturonase-like, whose amino-acid sequence MAMDRRSSSSTIATVLVLCSALASCNAAGGLPRPAPPAVFNVVSFGAKPGNTDSAQQAFMRAWNAACKFVGPRASLFVPPGIFTLGEVTFEGPCSSQSPIVFQVAGTVQAVSDVSAYSGQGWISFDTINGLVITGGGTIDGRGQNVWQYNDCKNNGDCVHLPASFHFNGVKNAKIKGISLVNAMGFHMHVTNSYLFRAHSLTITAPPDSPNTDGMHVSKSNTVKIARSVIRTGDDCVSIGPGATNVTINKVTCGPGHGISIGSLGKYPNELDVRGLIVKNCTLQGTTNGVRIKTYAGSGPSVAAGMRFSDIVMENVLNPIIIDQNYGGSSTQPSQVRITDVVYENIRGTTSTETAISLTCSPSVPCQNVYFTNINLRNTRTARLSSICANARVISSGVQTPAPCVL is encoded by the exons ATGGCCATGGATAGAAGAAGCAGCAGCAGCACAATTGCTACGGTCCTTGTTTTATGTTCGGCTCTGGCTTCTTGCAATGCAGCTGGCGGCCTTCCACGGCCCGCCCCTCCTGCCGTCTTTAATGTGGTCAGCTTTGGTGCAAAGCCCGGCAATACAGATAGTGCCCAG CAGGCTTTCATGAGGGCATGGAATGCTGCCTGTAAATTCGTTGGACCAAGGGCAAGTTTGTTTGTACCTCCAGGGATTTTCACGCTCGGAGAGGTCACATTTGAGGGGCCGTGCAGCAGCCAAAGTCCCATCGTTTTCCAGGTTGCCGGAACCGTACAAGCCGTGTCTGATGTTTCTGCATACTCCGGTCAAGGCTGGATTTCTTTCGACACGATAAACGGCTTGGTAATTACTGGCGGAGGTACCATTGACGGCCGGGGCCAGAATGTATGGCAATACAATGACTGCAAAAATAATGGTGATTGTGTGCATTTACCAGCC TCTTTCCACTTTAATGGTGTGAAGAATGCAAAAATCAAGGGTATCAGCTTGGTAAACGCCATGGGATTTCACATGCACGTTACTAACAGCTACCTATTTAGAGCACATAGCCTCACCATTACTGCACCTCCAGATAGTCCCAACACCGATGGCATGCACGTAAGCAAATCTAACACTGTGAAGATAGCCAGAAGTGTAATCAGAACAGGCGACGATTGTGTCTCTATTGGACCGGGAGCCACTAATGTCACCATTAACAAAGTCACCTGCGGCCCTGGACATGGCATCAG CATAGGTAGCCTGGGCAAATATCCCAATGAATTGGATGTGAGAGGGCTGATTGTGAAAAATTGCACACTGCAAGGCACTACAAATGGCGTCAGAATTAAAACATACGCAGGATCAGGTCCAAGTGTTGCTGCAGGGATGCGTTTCAGCGATATTGTCATGGAAAATGTGTTGAACCCCATCATCATAGACCAAAACTATGGCGGATCCTCCACCCAG CCATCTCAAGTAAGAATCACCGATGTTGTCTATGAAAACATAAGGGGAACCACAAGCACAGAAACTGCTATCAGTCTAACGTGCAGCCCATCGGTTCCTTGCCAAAATGTGTATTTTACCAACATCAATCTCAGGAACACGAGGACCGCTAGACTTTCCTCCATTTGTGCTAATGCGCGAGTTATCTCTAGCGGTGTACAAACCCCTGCTCCTTGTGTATTATAG
- the LOC113738081 gene encoding uncharacterized protein isoform X3 gives MLVFFQSFSPLPFFFPFFGKKIRFGIFSPRDVKMFFLLLFSLHLSSFFLHRHLPKSFFLSSAESCVERLNIYIDSRFKGFFFMESNEGGDDNVLDGFASQKRAKTFYAGKAEVNVAAGNDHIFCFVTGGSAHVQMQLSTKECESLGLTGLALCLDCNTFAEIY, from the exons ATGTTGGTCTTCTTCCAGAGCTTCTCTccccttccatttttctttcctttctttggcAAGAAAATAAGATTCGGGATTTTCTCTCCCAGAGATGTCAAAATGTTTTTCCTCCTCTTATTTTCTCTTCATCTCTCCAGTTTTTTTCTGCACCGCCATCTACCCAAATCGTTCTTCCTCTCATCAGCTGAATCATGT GTGGAAAGGTTGAATATTTACATTGACTCCAGATTCAAG ggatttttttttatggagAGCAATGAAGGAGGGGATGATAATGTTCTGGATGGTTTCGCAAGTCAAAAAAG GGCGAAGACATTCTATGCTGGGAAGGCCGAAGTCAATGTTGCAG CAGGAAATGACCATATTTTCTGTTTTGTTACTGGTGGGTCTGCTCATGTGCAAATGCAACTTAGCACCAAAGAGTGTGAGAGTCTGGGATTAACTGGTCTGGCTCTCTGCTTAGACTGCAACACTTTTGCTGA GATCTATTGA
- the LOC113738081 gene encoding uncharacterized protein isoform X2, which translates to MLVFFQSFSPLPFFFPFFGKKIRFGIFSPRDVKMFFLLLFSLHLSSFFLHRHLPKSFFLSSAESCVERLNIYIDSRFKGFFFMESNEGGDDNVLDGFASQKRAKTFYAGKAEVNVAGNDHIFCFVTGGSAHVQMQLSTKECESLGLTGLALCLDCNTFAEYVKDQGSIEA; encoded by the exons ATGTTGGTCTTCTTCCAGAGCTTCTCTccccttccatttttctttcctttctttggcAAGAAAATAAGATTCGGGATTTTCTCTCCCAGAGATGTCAAAATGTTTTTCCTCCTCTTATTTTCTCTTCATCTCTCCAGTTTTTTTCTGCACCGCCATCTACCCAAATCGTTCTTCCTCTCATCAGCTGAATCATGT GTGGAAAGGTTGAATATTTACATTGACTCCAGATTCAAG ggatttttttttatggagAGCAATGAAGGAGGGGATGATAATGTTCTGGATGGTTTCGCAAGTCAAAAAAG GGCGAAGACATTCTATGCTGGGAAGGCCGAAGTCAATGTTGCAG GAAATGACCATATTTTCTGTTTTGTTACTGGTGGGTCTGCTCATGTGCAAATGCAACTTAGCACCAAAGAGTGTGAGAGTCTGGGATTAACTGGTCTGGCTCTCTGCTTAGACTGCAACACTTTTGCTGAGTACGTCAAGGACCAAG GATCTATTGAGGCATGA
- the LOC113738081 gene encoding uncharacterized protein isoform X1, whose translation MLVFFQSFSPLPFFFPFFGKKIRFGIFSPRDVKMFFLLLFSLHLSSFFLHRHLPKSFFLSSAESCVERLNIYIDSRFKGFFFMESNEGGDDNVLDGFASQKRAKTFYAGKAEVNVAAGNDHIFCFVTGGSAHVQMQLSTKECESLGLTGLALCLDCNTFAEYVKDQGSIEA comes from the exons ATGTTGGTCTTCTTCCAGAGCTTCTCTccccttccatttttctttcctttctttggcAAGAAAATAAGATTCGGGATTTTCTCTCCCAGAGATGTCAAAATGTTTTTCCTCCTCTTATTTTCTCTTCATCTCTCCAGTTTTTTTCTGCACCGCCATCTACCCAAATCGTTCTTCCTCTCATCAGCTGAATCATGT GTGGAAAGGTTGAATATTTACATTGACTCCAGATTCAAG ggatttttttttatggagAGCAATGAAGGAGGGGATGATAATGTTCTGGATGGTTTCGCAAGTCAAAAAAG GGCGAAGACATTCTATGCTGGGAAGGCCGAAGTCAATGTTGCAG CAGGAAATGACCATATTTTCTGTTTTGTTACTGGTGGGTCTGCTCATGTGCAAATGCAACTTAGCACCAAAGAGTGTGAGAGTCTGGGATTAACTGGTCTGGCTCTCTGCTTAGACTGCAACACTTTTGCTGAGTACGTCAAGGACCAAG GATCTATTGAGGCATGA
- the LOC113736401 gene encoding multiple organellar RNA editing factor 3, mitochondrial-like — MALFAARRTLATLFSRTVSSPSRARLTVPLLNLHNETPEAAPIPYNILTRNRTSGSGYSPLNDPSPNWSNRPPKETILLDGCDYEHWLIVMEFPNDPKPSDEEMVNTYVKTLASVVGSEEEAKKKIYSVCTTTYTGFGALISEELSYKVKGLPDVLWVLPDSYLDVPNKDYGGDLFVDGKVIPRPQYRFNERQQTRNRPRPRYDRRRETMQVERREPIRREAWSPNQQAAPQQPTPMNGQNVPQSGEGGYQPNQGGFQGTNA; from the exons atGGCGCTATTCGCCGCCCGGCGCACATTAGCCACCCTTTTCAGCCGCACCGTATCATCTCCTTCTCGTGCCCGCCTCACTGTCCCTCTCCTCAATCTCCATAACGAAACCCCAGAGGCAGCTCCGATCCCGTATAACATCCTAACCCGGAACAGAACATCCGGGTCGGGCTACTCTCCCCTAAATGACCCGTCACCCAACTGGAGCAACCGACCGCCGAAGGAGACGATACTCCTCGACGGTTGCGACTATGAACACTGGCTTATCGTCATGGAGTTCCCAAATGACCCCAAACCCTCGGATGAAGAAATGGTTAACACTTATGTTAAAACCCTAGCCTCTGTTGTTGGAAG TGAAGAGGAGGCAAAGAAGAAAATTTACTCTGTTTGCACAACAACATACACTGGATTTGGTGCTTTGATTTCTGAGGAGCTCTCATACAAAGTTAAAG GTTTACCAGATGTTCTGTGGGTTTTGCCTGATTCATATCTTGATGTTCCCAACAAGGACTATGGAG GGGATCTTTTTGTTGATGGAAAGGTTATTCCTAGGCCACAATATAGATTCAATGAGAGGCAACAAACCAGGAACAGGCCTCGTCCACGGTATGATAGACGACGTGAGACAATGCAGGTTGAAAGGAGAGAGCCTATTCGAAGAGAGGCCTGGTCTCCAAATCAGCAAGCAGCGCCGCAGCAGCCAACACCAATGAATGGCCAGAATGTACCTCAGAGTGGTGAGGGTGGTTATCAACCAAACCAGGGAGGGTTTCAGGGGACAAATGCCTGA